GAGGTCGATGCGCTTTCCTTCGCGGGATACTCTGCGCCGCAAGAGATCCAGTTCGAGATCCATCACTTTGAGCAAGGTGACCTCCGTGCCAGTCCTCCCGCGTCGAAGGATGGTTCGCACCCGAGCCAGCAACTCAGAAAAAGAAAAAGGTTTGATCAGGTAGTCATCCGCACCAAGTTCAAGGCCTTTTACTCGGTCCTCGATATGGTCCTTCGCTGTCAAGAACAGAACAGGAATATCACTCCCAGATGCTCTCAAACTTCTGAGTATTTGCCATCCGTCCATGCCCGGCAACATCACATCAAGGATGGCGAGATCGTACTCACCGCCCATGCTCTGGTGCAACCCATCTACCCCATTGCTCACCAGATCAGTGACATAACCCGCTTCGTTCAGTCCTTGGCGGAGGTAGTTGCCCGTTTTGGGTTCATCTTCTGCAATAAGTATCTTCATGGCGCTGTTCCTTTCCA
This region of Hydrogenophaga crassostreae genomic DNA includes:
- a CDS encoding heavy metal response regulator transcription factor — translated: MKILIAEDEPKTGNYLRQGLNEAGYVTDLVSNGVDGLHQSMGGEYDLAILDVMLPGMDGWQILRSLRASGSDIPVLFLTAKDHIEDRVKGLELGADDYLIKPFSFSELLARVRTILRRGRTGTEVTLLKVMDLELDLLRRRVSREGKRIDLTAKEFGLLELLMRRHGEVLPRSLIASQVWDMNFDSDTNVIEVAIRRLRAKIDDPFQHKLLQTVRGMGYVIEEPEVPA